Genomic window (Chlorocebus sabaeus isolate Y175 chromosome 4, mChlSab1.0.hap1, whole genome shotgun sequence):
CATTTATGCAGTCCTGTTGTTGaacaagatatttaaaatagctaCCTCATGGTAGCAGAAGAGTCAtagatgatttttattatttatagtgTTTGGTATAtctcccaaattaaaaaaaaaatggatataagACTTTAACATTTATCTTTGGGAAAAAATAAGAGCTCATTAGAATTGtgtttaatcttatttttacacaaaatattttctatccgTGGCTCCTCATGGTAGGAATTTCACCTCCTGAATTTTCCCGGGAGGAAGGTCTCATCTAGAGTGAGATCAAGGCCAAAAGacagggtttgtttgtttctcaccATATTAGTTTCTTTTCGCACTATTCTGCCAATCAATGGGGAAGAATGATAATCCAATGTGAGACAAACGGTATCCCAATTCTGATCATATTAGCAGATCTGGAATCTCAACTACTGCTATTAACTTTGTTATGCAGCCAAGCTGATCTGTGATAGTCACTTGGTCAAACAAAATTTTTCATATCTGGGTTGGGCACACAAACCTCCGTATATAAGCATAAACCTCAGATATGCATATAACTGCAAAATCTTTTCAATTTAATTAGACAGTAAACATCCTTCTCAGAttacatttgttttcaaaataacttttagaactgtttgatttgtttttctattgcttcatgtcttttacattttaacttgAACTACAGTAAAACAACGTGGAGGAGCACTGGGATACTGTCAGCAATCTGCAGTTGCCCTGGTGTTTTCCACACCCTGCATTCCCTGTCTATTCTTAGCACTGTCCTCGGGCTCCTTGTCAGCTCACAATCAGTGCGGAGTAAAAGGCAGGCAGCCACTGCCTCTGAAGAAATACTTGGTTTATACAGAATGCGATAGCAAACGTTTGGAATGTCCCAGAGCAGCTGCTGAAAGCACTAGTCCTTAACCTCTACCAACGTCTCCACTTTGAGCCAAGGCAGCAGTTTGGGAGAATATAATAAGCACCAGTCCTCAGATGTGCTGTGTAAACTCAGACACGCAGTGTAAGCTCAGGTGTTGAACTTCCACTGGCTACCAGGCTATTTAAAGCTGAGGATTATGCAGAGATAGCAGATAGTTACATTTTGCCAACTAAGTTCATGGAGCATCTAAAAAGCACAGATTAAAACTCACTGAATTCAATAATCAAACTTTCAAAAGTGGTGTCCTAAAACTTCATATTAATTTACAAGAGGATATGTTATACATATCTCAGAACATCTTGTACGTGTCCATAGAacttatactatttttaaaacgtCAAAACACTTCAGATAGGATTcagtatagttttaaaaagataaatgaggtacatatttgaattttttaaaaataagatttatatcTGAAAATTCTCACTGACGTTTAAGGCAGTAACAACTATACTGAATCAGAAATAAGATTTCAGACCCAATttccaaatactgtattttaatttttgaactcCATATTTACAAAACCTCACTTTAATTAAAATAGACTAAAAAGAAAAGCTTATCAAGTGAAGGGAATCACAACtctttttggcaaaataaaagattttcatAAAATGGATAGGAATTCCTTAAATGAGTATGGCTCTTTTGCCATCAGTGATTACAAATGCAGTGGGCATTGTTGCAATAATAAGAAACAATTCTGAGTCCTCTCTAATATCCAAATACAGCTGCGTATATTTTCAATGTTTCAGTTGTAAGAATAGTATCAGTTTAAGCCAcacaaacatatttataaattttcctttctgagtAAGAATAATAAAGACAACCTCAACATACCAGGaactgtgtatatatttttaatcttcataaaaatcGTAGTAAATCATTTCAAATGTGGGTAATACAAACATTCTCGTGGTACCAGTGGCTGAACGATCGTCTTCCCCGTGTCGTCTGAACAGGAACCAATATGATGTCACTTAGTCCCAGCTGGATCCTTTACTTCCACCACCAAAATTCCGTCATGACAGAGGACTGCAGACAAATCTTTGGTTTCCACGCCATCTGGTAGTTTGTACTGTCGGGTGAAGCTTCTTGAGATAAAACCGTGCTCGTCCATTCTGGTTCCGTGTTGCGCTTTTATCAGCAGCCAGCCTTCGAAGGTCTGAATGATGATGTCTTCGGGGAGGAACTGGACCACGTCCAGAAGGATCTGAAAACGGGATTTGCCTTCTCGGGGTGGCCTCTCTGCTGCTGAGCTCACTGGAGGAGACTGCGCTGCTCTGGTTTTCCTCAGGTCCACGATGGTTGGCCCAGGCAGTGCGTATAAAGCATGATCCAGCCTGCAGTCTTCTAGACCTCGAGTTTCAAACTCTTCCTGGTAACGCACTGGAATCTCTATGAGGTGCCTCAAAATGATTTTTGCCATAGTGAAGGCAAAAACAGCCTTGAACAGCCTCCTTCAGCCAACCTTTAGTCAGTGGCGAGCCCCTGCAGTTGCCTACTGACTGGATTACCAGTTGAAGCAGCTAGTGGTTTATAGCTGTGCCCAGACGCAATCACTTAATTAGGACTGAATCACAGCACGGCATGCTCTCTTGTCTTTTCATGCACGCTGACAATGAACGGCTATTTATAGGGCATGTTTCCCAGTTGCATTTAGCACACAGCCTGCACAAGCTGCCCAGTCATGGATTGCCCTTACATTCTCAGTTATCCTTGGCAAAGGTATCTGCCTTGCTTACTTCAAGACAAAAAGAGAGTGGGAATCGAAAATggtatttgaaaaatatctgggtgagggtgggtgcagtggctcacgcctgtaatcccagcactttgggaggctgaggcaggtggattgcctgaggtcaagagttcaagaccagcctgatcaacgtggtgaaatcctgtctgtactaaaaacacaaaaattagctgggcatggtggctcatgcctgtgatcctagctacttgggaggttgaggtaggagaatcgcttgaaccaggaagcaaagtttgcagtgagccaagaccacaccattgcactctagcctaggcaatagagtgagactccatctcaacaaacaaagaACAACCAAAAATATATGGATGGGTGCTTTCTCCCTGTGAACTTTACTGATCTAAGGGAATAGGACTTCTTAGAACAGTCAGAGATGTGCACTCATAATATGAGCTGGGATCACATTTTCCCTAGTCTCCAGATACAAAGCTGGGGAGGGCAGAATCTCGCTGTAATTCAGAAAGAATTAACACACATGTATTCAAATCTCAAACATTCAACAAACTGCCCTCTGTCCTAcgcatttccttttattttgtcttttagtcTTTTGGGCTTAAGGAACATGTGAGACACATTATCTGGGTTTATTTACATCTGACTCATCAAAATTAGATCAGATGACTAAGCTAGAGAAGTGACAAATGTCAGTTGGGGGCTGGAGGGGCATAGGATGGGGAATCTTAGTGACGAAAATAGTgccacaaagaagagaaaaatgtcaaAGCTTTGAACGATTTGATATGAACATCCAAAAATCTAAGGATTAATCTTGTCACAGCTCTGCTACTGAGTTGgcaaaaattacatataatttccCCCCTTGATACTAAACTTACCCTGAAAAAGAATGAGGCAACTCCTTATCCACAACTATGGAAGGATCTCCAAGGTATattaaatcaaaaagaaaagtccagaGCAGTATATAATATGCTagtatttgtacttttttttttttttttttaaggcagagtcttgctctgtcacccaggctggagtgggtgatgcctcaaagtcctgggctcaagaaatccctcactctcagctgcctgagtagctgggactatagaaccatgccatcatgcccagttagtttttttgattgtttttgtagagataagggtcttgttatgttgcctaggctggtctctaactcctggcctgaagagatctgtcaggcctctgagcccaagctaagccatcatatccccagtgacctgcatgtatacatccagatggccggaAGCAACTGAAGagccacagaagtgaaaatagcttcactgatgacattccaccattgtgatttgtttctatcccaccctaactgatcaacgttctttataatctcccccactcttaagaagtttctttgtaattctccccacccttgagaatgtgctgtgtgagatccaccccctgccctcaaaacattgctcttaactccactgcctatcccaaaacctataagaattCATGATAATCCCACCCCTTGCTGGCTCTCTTTTCgaactcagcccgcctgcacccaggtgaaataaacagccatgttgctcacacaaagcctgtttggtggtctcttcacacgaaCATATGAAACAAGATctttccacctcatcctcccaaagtgctggaattacagacatgagccactgcaccaggccttatttatacttttttaaagagtATGTATTTGCTTATATTAATAAAATCTCTCTGAAAGCTTTGTAGCTGGAGACAGTGAGTGCCTCCTGCTAGTGATTGGCAGGTGGGGGCTGGAGGAAGACCTAATTTTTACTATAAATACTTttgtgctatttatttatttactttttttattattatttttgccacCATCTTCTTTGTGATACtgtgtgctttttattttattttatttatttatttatttatttattttttttgagatggagtctctctctgttgcccaggctggagtacaatggtgccatcttggctcactgcaacctccacctcccaggttcaagtgattctcttgcctcagcctcccaagtagctgggactacaggcgcctgccatcacacccagataatttttgtatctttagtagagacagggtttcaccatgttggccaggctggtctcaaactcctgacctcaggtggtctgcccgcctcagcctcccaaagtgttgggattatagatatgagccactgcgctcggccagtgtgttttttatttatagagtGTATGTATATGGAATATACCTAcacacaataaattttaaaatatggaaacttTCTTCTCCAtggaaattaatattttcttaaatggaTAGACTCAAGATtacctttcctttaaaaatagatgcactttcttcaaatgaaaaaaaagtctatataatattaaaaatcagaaaatggaaCAAAAATCTTCTTTAGCTCCCTTTATAAGTCTAAAAAACCTTTCTGGACATTTCGGTATACACTTAGAAACATGTCCTAACAATGCTGTTCACACTCAGCTTTTTGACCAGCAGCTTACAGGTTGGTGGCCCTCCAGGGGAAAATGTACTCTTTTAGATATATTAATGTTCTCTGGCTCATAGAATACTGTGGGATGTTGTCATCAGTGCTGCTCTGAGTAGAAAGTCAAGAACAGAACCCACTGCCAGTGACAAGAAATAGATACGACCTCAAGGATTTGGCATTAAAATACTAGTAAgatttacagcaaaattgagagaaagCTATAGACATTTCCTACATGCTCCCTACCCCTACACGTGTACAGCCTCCTCCATTATCAACACTGCCCCCAaagtggtacttttttttttttttttttttttttgagatggagtctcactctgtggcccaggctgtagtacagtggcactgtcttggctcactgcaacctcaacctccaaggttcaagcctcccgagcagctgggattataggcacctgccactatggtcagctaatttttgtagttttagtagagatgaagtttcacaatgttggccaggctggtcttgaactcctgacctcaggtgatctgcccacctcggcctcccaaagtactggaattacaggcaggagccacggcTCCCAGCCTcaaa
Coding sequences:
- the HSPB3 gene encoding heat shock protein beta-3; this translates as MAKIILRHLIEIPVRYQEEFETRGLEDCRLDHALYALPGPTIVDLRKTRAAQSPPVSSAAERPPREGKSRFQILLDVVQFLPEDIIIQTFEGWLLIKAQHGTRMDEHGFISRSFTRQYKLPDGVETKDLSAVLCHDGILVVEVKDPAGTK